The DNA window CAGCCTCTGGACCCTGATCACCGTATGCGCGCTGAGCGGATGCGCCGCCAGGTCGAAACACACCCTCGGCCCAGGTCAGCGGGAGATGTTGGACACCAGCCTGCAAGTGTCGGCCGCGGCGCTGGCTACCGGCCAGACCCTTGCGGCCGAGCGGCTGTATAAGCGCTTGACCGACACGTTCCCACGTACCCCGGAACCGAAGCTGGGGCTAGAGAGTGTTATGCACTTTTTTGCTGAAATTCATTTTCCCCAAAGAAATCGCCGACTTGCAGGAGCTGCCTCAGCAGCTGGTCTTGTGTGACCTTGCGAAAAACCTGAATAAAATCAATGGGTTGTCAGAAGTCCCTAACACGCACTCGATCAGTTTCCACCGTAGCGGTCCTGGACGGTCCGGTCGATAGCCCGGCCTTCGTGGCGTATGTCGAACAGGTCCTGGCCCCCGCCCTCCGCCCGGGCGATTCCGTCGTCATGGACAATCTGGCCTGTCATAAAGTGGCGGGAGTGCGGCGAGCGATTGAGGCAGTCGGGGCACGCCTGCTCTATCTGCCTCCCTACAGCCCCGACTTCAATCCCATCGGACAAGTCTTTGCCAAACTCAAAGCGCGCCTGCGGGCCGTCGCCCCACGCACGGTGGCCAGCCTATGGGCGGCCGTGGGCCCGGCCCTCGCCACCGTCTCCCCCACCGAGTGTGCCAACTATGTTCGCCACGCCGGCTATCGCTTCGCTACAACGGACGACGCTCGGCCCGGCACAACAGCAGGTGTTGAACAACAGTCTGAAAGTGTCGGTTGCGGCTCTCGAAACCGGCCAGCCGGTCGCCGCCGGTCGGCTGTATGAGCAGCTTTCCGGTACCTTTCCGAATGCCCCGGAGCCCAAGCTTGGGCTGGCCTATATGGCTCTGCACGCGGGCGACTTCACCAGGGCAGATGCGCTGTTCATCGAAGCGAGCACTTTGGCGACACAGCCGGCCATCAAGGCCGAGGCACTCCTCGGCGCTGGGCGGGCGAGCCTGGGACGGGAAGACCTGGCCGGAGCCAAAAACCACTTCCTGGCTGCGGCCGAACTGGCCGGGGGTACGCCGGTGCAGTCATGGATCATGAACGGGCTGGCGGTCGTGGCAACATTCGAAGGCAACTACCCGCTCGCAGAGCAGCGGTACAACGAAGCCTTGGCGCTGGTCTCACATCCGCTCATCACCGCCAACCTGACGCGGATGCTGGTTGAAGCGGGCCGCATAGACGAAGCCAGACAACTGTATTCCAGGCACGACGCTCCGTACTGGGTGGAAAGCGACAGAACTGAACTGCCACAACTCCTCGAACACAGCGACAGGACAGAGCAATGAGGCACGCCACACCCACGCGACAAACAGATCAAAACCCACCCCCCTGCTACGCAGGCCCCCTCCTCGGAGGGGATAAAGCACTGCTCCCATCCCCTCCTCGACGTGTGATGCATATTCCGGGGTAGTGTAGAAGGAGCGTGTCGAGGCTAAGCTTGGCTCACATTCCCTACCACAGGAGGTGAGCCATGGCCCTGGATCTCGACACGTTCCTGGTCGCTCGGTATACCATCGTGGACGATCTCTCCCAACAGCAGGTGGCCCGGACCAAGCCGGTGCGGCCGGGCCCGCGGCCGACGGTGGCGGACAGTGAGGTGCTGACGCTGGCGTTGTGTGCGCAGTGGGGCGGGCGCTCCGAGCGAGCCTTTCTGCGCTACGTGCGCCAGCACTGGCGGGCGTATTTGCCGCGGCTGCTCAGCCAGAGTGCCTAGAACCGGCGGTGCCGGGCGCTCGCGGAGGAGGTGGTGGCGGTGCTGCCGGTCGTGGCGCGGGCGCTCCGGGCGGCCACGGCGGCCTATGAGGTGGTCGATACGGTGGCGGTGCCGTTGCTCCGCCGGTGTCGGGGGCAGCACCAGCGGGTGTTTGGGGCTGAAGCGGCGATCGGGCGGGGGGGCAGTGACAAGGGGTGGTATTATGGCTGTAAGCTACTCCTGGCGGTCGCGCCCCTGGGGGTGGTCACGGGCTTCGTGTTAGCCCCGGCCAATATGGGCGACCGCTGGATAGCTGACGCGCTGCTGTGCTGGCGGGCGGACCGGCAGGCGCGGCCGCTCGAGGTGGCGGACTTACCCTCGCCCCGGCGGCCCAACGGCACGCCGTATGTGGGGCCGACCGGGCCACGCTGGCCGGCGTGCGGGGCGGGGGCCCGCAGCGCGGGGGGCTATCTGGCGGACAAGGGCTTCAGCGGTAAGTGGTGGCAGCAGCATTGGCGCTAGACCTACGGGGCGCCGCTGCCCACCCCCGCTGACTAGCCGAGCCCGCAGGCCGCAGCGGCGAAGCGGGCGCAGGCCAGTCGGCGCCAACTCGTCGAGACACTCAACGGCCATTTGATCCAGACCTTCGGCTTACACTTTCCCCGAGCGCGCAGCAAACCGGGGCTGCTGACCCGGCTGGCGGCCAAGCTGCTCGCTTTGAATGTGGGCTGCTGGCTCAATCAGCTCTTCGGCCGGCCGCCCTGGGCCTTTGCTACCCTCTTCCCCGCCTAATAATACGTATCACACGTCCAGGAGGGGGAGGGTCAGGGAGGGGGGTACTGCGCTGACAGCTATGCAACTGAAACACTGATGAGGAGAGCGCCTATGCCTGCCATGTCTCCCTTGCTTCCCGTCCTGCTGGCCGGATGGCTGGCCGCCAGCGCCGGCTGTGCGGTGCTGCCGATTGCCATCGAACGAGGCGTGCCATCGACCAGGGTTGCCCTGGACGGCATGCAGGAGGCGCAAGACCTGCTGGCCGACTCGTGGACGCATTACGAGAAAAATTTCGCCGCCGTTGCTGACCGGCAGCCGGTCGCGGCGCACGGCGCGACCCATGCGGCTTACCAGCGCTGGGTGGATGATGAGGTGCGGGAGCTGCCGGACGTGTCGCAAACCATCGCCATCGGGGGTGGTGACACCTAGGGAGCAGGATCCATGGAGGCGAGCGACAGCAGTATCCGTGCCTTTGCGATTGATGCCGAGACGGAAAAGGTGCTGAAAGAGGCACTGACCGGTCGCGGCGCACAGGTCCAGCGCGGTGACGTGGGGGTGGCGATCAAAACGCTGGCCGCGTCAGCGTCGCCCCGGCTGATCTTTGTCGATCTTGACGGCAGCGAATTTCCCATCGGACGTATCCACGAGTTGGCTGCGGTGTGCGAATTCGGCACCCTGGTCGTTGCCATCAGCTCCAACGACACGGCCCGTTTTACCCGTGAGCTGCTGGCCTGCGGGGTCAGTGACTATCTGCCCAAACCGGTCTCGGTCAGCGATATCCACGAGGCGACGAGCACGGCGCTCAAGGACGATGAGACAGCGGCCCGCCTGCACGCCGGACGGGTGATCGCGTTTGCCGGTTGCGGCGGCAGTGGCGCGACCACCCTGGCCGCGCTCACCGCCCACGCCGCTGCCGCCCAGGGCAGCTATGTGTCGGTGCTTGACCTGGAGCGGACATCCGGGGCCCTGCCCCTGATGCTGGACGTGGAGCCGTCCGTGGGACTCGACGAATTGCTCGACATTGCCGGGACAGAGACCGAGCCGACCCCAGACCTGCTTGACGGGGTGCGGACCACGGTGGTGCCACGCATTTCAGTCTACGGCTACCGACTGGGCGACAGCCTGCCGCCCCAGCCCGCAGCCGGAGCTGTGCAATGGCTGACGGAGCAGCTCGCCAACCGCTCGCATCTGGTTATCGTTGATGGACTGACGGACACCGATACGCTGTTCTCGGTGCTCGAAAACGCGGATGAACGGGTGCTGGTCTTTGAACCGACCCTGGTCAGCCTCAACCGTGTGGTCCGTCGCCTGGCCATGCTGGGCAAGGACCGCCAAGTCGTGCTGGTCGAAAACCACACCCGGGCGGCCAAAAACGCGCTGGCTGCGGATGAGGTCCGCTATACCCTGGCCGGGCGCGACCCGGATGTCGTCGTCCCGTTCGATTCCAGGCTACCGGCCGCAACCAACTACGGCTGGCCGGACCGGACGCTGAGTAAAAAATACCGCAAGGCACTTGACCAACTGACAGGCCGCTTCATGCGCCAGACGGTCTCGCTGGCGACCGCTGCCACAAACGGCACACAAGCCTGAAGGACACCCCCATGCCACGCAACCTCTTTGGCCGCCGTCCCAAGGCAAAGCCACAACAGCCGGCCCCCGAAGCGAAGCCACAACACACTGCGGCGACACCCACAACCACGCAGCGTCGGGAACCGGCTGCCTCTGCCGTGGTGGCCGAGGTGGCTGAGCCCGTCTCGCTGGCGCGCCGCCAGACCTCGGACGGACTGGTCGCCGACATGGCGGCAAAAATCCATCCGACCGTCGTGCAGTCCCTCGATATGTCAAAGGCGGCCAGCCTGGACCGTGACCAACTGGCCGTCCAACTCCGGGCCTTTCTGGATAGCGAGGACTCGGTCGCCGCAGACCTGACCCCGCTCGACCGCCAGCGGGTGGTGCAACGGCTGGTTGACGACATCAAGGGCCTTGGACCCTTGGAGCCACTGTTCAATGATCCGCAGATTTCCGACATCCTGGTCAACGGCCTCAAATCGGTCTATGTCGAACGCCGGGGCAAGCTGGAGCAGGTGGATGTTCGCTTCAGGGATGAGCAGCACCTGCTCAATATCGCCCAGCGGATCGCCGGCTGGGTCGGGCGACGGGTTGATGAGGCCAGCCCGATGGTCGATGCCCGGCTCCCCGACGGCAGCCGCGTCAACATCATTATTCCGCCTCTGGCGATTGACGGCGCGACGTTTTCCATCCGGCGCTTCATAGCGAGAGGCATCAGTCTCGAAGACTTGGCCGCCTACCACGCGATCACCCCGGAGATGGCCCGGCTGCTTCAGATCTGTGCCCAATCCCGGCTGAACGTTCTGGTTTCGGGCGGCACCGGAGCGGGTAAGACGACCTTTTTGAACGCCTTGTCGCGCGAGATCAACAACACCGAACGGCTCGTCACCATCGAAGATTCGGCCGAATTGCAGCTCCAGCAGCCGCACGTGGTCCGGCTGGAAACGCGCACGAAAAGCGCCGAGGGTACCGGAGAGATGACGATCCGCGACCTGCTGATCAACGCCCTGCGGATGCGGCCCGACCGGATCATTGTGGGTGAGGTGCGCGGCGGCGAGGTCAACGAAATGCTGCAAGCGATGAACACCGGCCACCCGGGCTCCATGTGTACGATCCACGCCAACAACCCGCGCGATGCGCTGATGCGGCTCGAAAACATGCTGATGCTGGCCTCGGGCGACATGCCGCTGACGGCCATTGATCTCGTCGTCCAGTTGGCCCAGTTGCGCTCCGGTCACCGTTGTGTGACCAGCATTACCGATGTGGCCGGGATGGAGGGTGATATCGTCACCACCGAAGAGATGTGGCGTCGCCTGCCGGGCGAGGCGCACGTGTTTGAGAGCACGGGCCGTCAGCCGTCCTGGATGTCGGCTGTTGACGCTGCGGGATTACGCGCCGAACTGATAGAAGTCTTGCAGATGAGCGGGAAAAAAGACGTGGAGGCGGCCGCGTGAACCTGAACATCGTCGTGGTTGCGCTCGTGGCAGCCGTGTTTGCTCCGGCCATACTCGCCCTGTTCATCGTCGGCGAGCCACTGTTGAGCGCCACGAGTGCGCTGGCGGCCATGCTGCTGTGCATCACGCTGATACTGTACGATCACTCAGAGCAGAAGGTGCTCGACCGACGCATGCGCCGGGTCGCGGCCCCGCTGAGTGGGGAGGCAGTGATCGACGACGACAGCAATGTCGAGATCAGCGTGATTCGTCAGCGACGCGCCAAGTCGTGGCTGCCGGACTATCTCGACCAACAGTTCTCCATGATCGACGCCCGTCAGACCCTGCC is part of the Desulfurellaceae bacterium genome and encodes:
- a CDS encoding transposase codes for the protein MGCQKSLTRTRSVSTVAVLDGPVDSPAFVAYVEQVLAPALRPGDSVVMDNLACHKVAGVRRAIEAVGARLLYLPPYSPDFNPIGQVFAKLKARLRAVAPRTVASLWAAVGPALATVSPTECANYVRHAGYRFATTDDARPGTTAGVEQQSESVGCGSRNRPAGRRRSAV
- a CDS encoding CpaF family protein; protein product: MPRNLFGRRPKAKPQQPAPEAKPQHTAATPTTTQRREPAASAVVAEVAEPVSLARRQTSDGLVADMAAKIHPTVVQSLDMSKAASLDRDQLAVQLRAFLDSEDSVAADLTPLDRQRVVQRLVDDIKGLGPLEPLFNDPQISDILVNGLKSVYVERRGKLEQVDVRFRDEQHLLNIAQRIAGWVGRRVDEASPMVDARLPDGSRVNIIIPPLAIDGATFSIRRFIARGISLEDLAAYHAITPEMARLLQICAQSRLNVLVSGGTGAGKTTFLNALSREINNTERLVTIEDSAELQLQQPHVVRLETRTKSAEGTGEMTIRDLLINALRMRPDRIIVGEVRGGEVNEMLQAMNTGHPGSMCTIHANNPRDALMRLENMLMLASGDMPLTAIDLVVQLAQLRSGHRCVTSITDVAGMEGDIVTTEEMWRRLPGEAHVFESTGRQPSWMSAVDAAGLRAELIEVLQMSGKKDVEAAA